GGCAGACAGATAATGAAATTCATAAAGGAAGAAAGTGTAAAAGCATCGCAAAAACTTGCCAAAGAAAGGGGAACTTTTCCAAACTATGATAAAAGCATATTTGCTGATTCAGGCATTAAGTTGAGAAATGCTACTTTAACCACAATTGCACCAACAGGGACAATAAGCATCATTGCCGATGCTTCAAGTGGAATCGAGCCGCTCTTTGCAATCTGCTATTATAGAAATGTAATGGATAATGACAAGCTTGTTGAGGTAAATTCTTACTTTCTAAAGGTTGCCAAGGAAAGAGGATTTTATTCAAAAGAATTAATAGAAAAAATAGCGAAGGAAGGGAGCTTACAGCATATCGATGAAGTGCCTGATGATGTGAAAAAGGTCTTTGTAACGGCACATGATATTAGTCCTGAATGGCATATTAAAATGCAGGCTGCATTCCAAAAATATGTAGATAATGCTGTTTCAAAAACAGTCAATTTCCCAAATTCTGCAACTCCTGAGGATATTGAAAAGGCATACCTTCTTGCTTATCGGTTGGGATGTAAAGGTGTAACAGTTTATAGGGACGGAAGCAGAGATTCTCAAGTCCTAAGTTTTGGTGACGGGAAAAAGAAGGGACAGACACTGACACCAAGGCCAAGACCAAGAATGACTGCCGGTTTGACAATCAAAAATAAGATTGGATGCGGCAACCTATATGTTACGGTAAATTCCGATGAAAATGGAATCTGCGAAGTTTTCACCAATACTGGAAGAGCTGGCGGATGTCCGAGCCAATCAGAAGCAACAAGCAGATTGATATCTCTTGCTCTTAGGTCAAACATTAGTATCAATGAAATAACTGAACAACTAAAAGGAATTAGGTGTTTATCATGCATAAAAAATGACAACAGAGAATTAAATGGAGGAAAAAAGATTCTTTCCTGCCCTGATGCAATTGCGTGGGCTATTGAACAATATATAGATAATTATTCAAACAATGGAACAGATAAAACAAATGGCAATGGCAATTCACAATCGAAAAAAGAAGAAATCAAACTCTTTAATGATGCTGTAATCATTTCCGGAAATGATGAAACATCAGTCAATATTGTGCCTTGTCCTGACTGTGGAAGCTCACTTGAAATGGAAAGTGGGTGTGTCGTGTGCAGGTCTTGCGGATTTTCAAAATGCCATTAAAGATTCTTCCCTATAACTATTCCAAGGTTTGGAAATAAGCCGAAGAAGGAAAACAAACAAAAAAATGGTTTCAGAAAGGTTCATAAAGAATCTACAGGAAGATTATGCATTGAAGAGGAAAGAAATAAAAGCTCGCCTCAGGGAATTCAAACAAAAAGGCAAATCATCAAACAGGGAATTATTCGAAGAGTTAGCTTTTTGCATTTTGACAGCAAATGCAAGCGC
Above is a genomic segment from Candidatus Schekmanbacteria bacterium containing:
- a CDS encoding adenosylcobalamin-dependent ribonucleoside-diphosphate reductase, with protein sequence WRNGEPGIIFLDRINRDNPTPELGAIESTNPCGEQPLLPFESCNLGSINLSKFVKIENGTPKFDYDRLKDTVHLAVRFLDDVIDVNKYPLELIEETTKGNRKIGLGVMGFADTLIQLGIPYNSEKGVKTGRQIMKFIKEESVKASQKLAKERGTFPNYDKSIFADSGIKLRNATLTTIAPTGTISIIADASSGIEPLFAICYYRNVMDNDKLVEVNSYFLKVAKERGFYSKELIEKIAKEGSLQHIDEVPDDVKKVFVTAHDISPEWHIKMQAAFQKYVDNAVSKTVNFPNSATPEDIEKAYLLAYRLGCKGVTVYRDGSRDSQVLSFGDGKKKGQTLTPRPRPRMTAGLTIKNKIGCGNLYVTVNSDENGICEVFTNTGRAGGCPSQSEATSRLISLALRSNISINEITEQLKGIRCLSCIKNDNRELNGGKKILSCPDAIAWAIEQYIDNYSNNGTDKTNGNGNSQSKKEEIKLFNDAVIISGNDETSVNIVPCPDCGSSLEMESGCVVCRSCGFSKCH